One Echinicola strongylocentroti DNA window includes the following coding sequences:
- a CDS encoding hybrid sensor histidine kinase/response regulator transcription factor — protein sequence MAIPNDPNSQMNRFFVSLLYVYLLLTGLSSVYAQEGNYLFGAITVEDGLSNNSVTDIHQDELGYIWMATNSGLNRYDGEEFSVFRNRPNDTTSLSENSVRKIMPGPEGALWLLNRNNVMEVYDASTETFSTSLSQYAKRYGLLSAVVHLVYEDNSGRYWFGHPNQGISIYDPRSQKTVHLKHQEDNFSSISYNYVSAIAENSHGEYWLVYSNGAVDILGANSLKVRRRIELFGDTNVNYTDDFRIFIDSDDDAWIYLYENGEGLFYFDSYADRLHHLHTNSEKVKLNNNQVRGIVENKKNEIWIGTDHGGINVLSKEDMTVNYLQHDPENPHSLAHNSVYELMKDRSGIIWVGTFKNGINLYNEKLIRFPHVKHMLTAKQSLPYNDINCFVEDEKGNFYIGTNGNGLLYFDRKKQRYTEYKHQEGEGNSLPGDIIVDLMIDQNGELWIATYLKGLSRFDGQLFRNYQPDANDPQSLSGESVWELYEDREGNVWAGTLRSGLDLYDPKTDSFIHFIGPEGRFPMHCDYISSLEEDTAGNLWIGGGNGIDVISLKSGFAAYHSHEIGNSSSLAGNNIMDILKDSNGTMWVATTQGLSYFDQAEGVFHNFNHTDGLPSDHVVKILEDNNHNLWLSTTTGLSHVQVSRAKDKDSLSLAFRNFSVGDGLQGNSFNENSALKTSKGELVFGGPNGYNIFYPNKMRMNEESPKVVLTDFQLFNKSVKIGKKIAGRIVLEQNINQTKKLVLKHNENVFAVEFAALNFIHSDKNQYRYMLEGFDSDWVEVEDGVTKATYTNLDPGNYTFKVRAANNDGVWSEKAQMLDIEVLAPFWKTPLAFLIYFVIVALIVIAIQREIIAREKDRLQIAQDREEAKRMKELDKMKTKFFTNVSHEFRTPLTLILAPVEKLLKTTNEPHTQNHYLTIQRNAKRLMNLINQLLDIRKIESEGIDFSPVEGDVIGFLRETTQSFEDLSEKKNIALDFMSNKQQLFTHFDVDKLEKILFNLLSNAFKFTYRGGAIKVMVNYESPHSAGEKGSLSISVQDTGVGIGEEDQKRIFDRYYVGEENSDSLNQGSGIGLSIVQEFARLHDGDVLLESEVGRGSTFTVTLPVEEIAHTELAYEESDEEEMEGIEQSEKKTILLVEDNEEFVHYLKSCLVEEYKVITALNGEEGSEMAFEHIPDMVISDVMMPKMNGVELCQLLKKDLRTSHIPVILLTAKSSEEKQLEGLDSGANHYITKPFNVELLLLRVRNLLNERSLLQERFKKRIGVITSEVKLESLDDRLIQKAVKVVEDNMDNPELSVEMLSGELAMSRVHLYKKLTSLTGKKPLEFIRMIRLERATQLLGESQLTVAEVAYQVGYNNAKYFTKHFKAEYQVLPSVYAQQKVEAAHRSG from the coding sequence TTGGCAATACCCAATGACCCCAATAGCCAGATGAATCGTTTTTTTGTAAGCTTGTTGTACGTTTATTTATTGCTGACAGGACTTTCCAGTGTTTATGCGCAGGAGGGCAATTACCTATTTGGTGCCATTACGGTGGAAGATGGGCTGTCCAATAACAGTGTTACGGATATTCATCAAGACGAGCTGGGCTATATCTGGATGGCGACCAACTCAGGGCTAAACCGCTATGATGGAGAAGAGTTTAGCGTTTTCAGAAACCGTCCCAATGACACCACCTCCTTATCCGAAAACAGTGTCAGAAAAATCATGCCCGGTCCTGAAGGAGCACTTTGGCTGCTCAACCGGAACAATGTCATGGAGGTGTATGATGCGAGCACAGAGACTTTCAGCACCTCCCTTTCACAGTATGCAAAGCGGTATGGTCTGTTAAGTGCGGTTGTTCATTTGGTATATGAAGATAACTCAGGGCGCTATTGGTTTGGACATCCCAATCAGGGCATCAGCATATATGATCCTCGTTCACAAAAAACTGTTCACCTCAAACATCAAGAGGACAATTTTTCTTCTATCAGTTATAATTATGTGTCGGCCATTGCCGAAAACTCCCACGGCGAGTACTGGCTGGTATATTCCAATGGTGCAGTGGATATCCTTGGAGCCAATTCATTAAAAGTAAGGCGACGGATCGAGCTTTTTGGAGATACGAATGTCAACTATACGGATGATTTCCGGATTTTTATTGATAGTGATGATGATGCATGGATCTATCTGTATGAAAATGGCGAAGGACTATTTTATTTTGACAGCTATGCTGATCGATTACATCACCTTCATACCAACTCAGAAAAGGTAAAGCTGAACAATAACCAAGTAAGGGGAATTGTAGAAAACAAAAAGAACGAAATCTGGATCGGTACCGATCATGGCGGAATTAATGTCCTCAGCAAGGAAGACATGACCGTGAATTACCTCCAACATGATCCCGAAAATCCCCACAGCCTGGCACATAACAGTGTGTATGAGCTCATGAAAGACCGTTCAGGTATTATCTGGGTGGGCACCTTCAAGAATGGTATCAACCTGTACAACGAGAAATTGATCCGTTTTCCCCATGTCAAACACATGCTGACGGCCAAACAGTCCCTTCCTTACAATGACATCAACTGCTTTGTGGAGGACGAAAAGGGCAATTTTTATATTGGCACCAATGGAAATGGCCTGTTGTATTTTGACCGGAAGAAGCAGCGATATACGGAGTACAAGCATCAAGAAGGCGAAGGAAACAGCTTGCCCGGAGACATTATCGTGGACCTGATGATAGACCAAAATGGCGAGCTGTGGATTGCTACTTATTTGAAGGGACTTAGTCGTTTTGATGGTCAGCTGTTCCGGAATTACCAGCCTGATGCCAATGATCCACAAAGTCTCTCCGGTGAAAGTGTATGGGAGCTATATGAGGATAGGGAAGGGAATGTCTGGGCAGGCACTTTGCGCAGCGGTCTTGACCTCTATGATCCCAAAACGGATAGCTTTATCCATTTTATCGGACCCGAGGGTCGGTTTCCTATGCACTGTGATTATATTTCTTCCTTGGAGGAGGACACGGCGGGAAATCTCTGGATTGGTGGTGGCAATGGGATTGATGTAATCAGCCTGAAAAGTGGTTTTGCAGCTTACCATAGCCACGAAATCGGTAATTCGTCATCCTTGGCAGGGAACAATATCATGGATATTTTAAAGGATAGTAATGGTACGATGTGGGTGGCGACTACTCAAGGGCTTAGTTACTTTGATCAAGCGGAAGGTGTATTCCATAATTTTAACCATACAGATGGTCTTCCGTCTGATCATGTCGTAAAAATCCTGGAAGACAATAACCATAACCTCTGGCTGAGTACGACCACTGGGCTGAGCCATGTACAAGTAAGTAGGGCCAAGGACAAGGATTCGCTTTCATTGGCTTTTCGTAATTTTAGCGTGGGAGATGGACTACAGGGAAACTCTTTCAATGAGAATTCCGCGTTGAAGACCTCAAAAGGTGAGCTGGTCTTTGGTGGGCCCAATGGCTATAATATTTTCTATCCTAACAAAATGCGAATGAACGAAGAAAGTCCCAAAGTCGTTTTGACGGATTTTCAATTGTTTAACAAGTCTGTGAAGATAGGCAAAAAAATAGCGGGTAGAATAGTGTTGGAGCAAAACATCAACCAAACCAAAAAGCTGGTGCTGAAGCATAATGAAAACGTTTTTGCCGTTGAATTTGCTGCACTGAACTTTATCCATTCTGACAAAAACCAATATCGGTACATGTTGGAAGGTTTTGATAGCGACTGGGTGGAGGTAGAAGACGGGGTGACCAAGGCCACCTATACCAACTTGGATCCGGGAAACTATACGTTTAAGGTGAGAGCGGCCAATAATGATGGTGTGTGGAGCGAAAAAGCCCAGATGCTGGATATAGAAGTCCTGGCACCATTTTGGAAAACCCCATTGGCATTTTTGATATATTTTGTCATTGTGGCCTTGATCGTCATAGCGATCCAACGGGAAATCATTGCCCGGGAAAAAGACCGCCTCCAAATCGCCCAAGACAGGGAAGAAGCCAAGCGGATGAAAGAACTGGACAAAATGAAAACCAAGTTTTTCACCAATGTCAGCCATGAATTCAGGACACCGCTGACCTTGATTTTGGCACCAGTGGAGAAGTTGCTGAAGACTACCAACGAGCCACATACACAAAACCATTACCTTACCATTCAGCGAAATGCCAAGCGCCTGATGAACCTGATCAACCAACTGCTGGACATCCGTAAAATCGAATCGGAAGGCATAGATTTTTCTCCCGTAGAAGGAGATGTTATTGGCTTCTTGCGTGAAACTACCCAGTCGTTTGAAGACCTTTCGGAGAAGAAGAATATTGCCTTGGATTTTATGAGCAATAAACAGCAATTATTTACGCATTTTGATGTAGATAAATTGGAGAAAATCCTTTTTAACCTCCTTTCCAATGCATTTAAATTTACCTATAGGGGAGGAGCGATCAAGGTAATGGTGAATTATGAAAGTCCTCATTCAGCAGGGGAAAAAGGAAGCCTATCGATCAGTGTACAGGATACTGGTGTAGGCATAGGAGAGGAGGACCAAAAGCGGATTTTTGACCGCTACTATGTCGGGGAAGAAAACAGTGATAGCCTGAACCAAGGAAGTGGTATCGGCTTGTCCATCGTGCAGGAATTTGCGCGGCTGCATGATGGGGACGTTTTATTGGAAAGTGAAGTGGGACGTGGCAGTACGTTTACGGTGACCTTGCCAGTGGAGGAAATAGCCCATACAGAACTGGCTTATGAGGAAAGTGACGAGGAGGAAATGGAAGGGATTGAGCAATCAGAAAAAAAGACCATCTTGTTGGTAGAGGATAATGAGGAATTTGTGCATTACCTGAAATCCTGCCTGGTGGAGGAATACAAAGTGATCACAGCGCTAAACGGGGAAGAAGGGAGTGAAATGGCATTTGAGCATATTCCCGATATGGTGATCAGTGATGTGATGATGCCCAAGATGAACGGCGTGGAGCTCTGCCAATTGCTGAAAAAGGACCTTCGTACCTCCCATATTCCCGTGATCCTCTTGACCGCCAAATCCTCGGAAGAGAAGCAGCTGGAAGGATTGGACAGTGGTGCCAACCATTACATCACCAAGCCTTTTAATGTAGAGCTTTTGTTGCTTCGGGTCAGGAACCTGCTGAACGAACGCAGTTTGTTACAGGAGCGGTTCAAGAAACGAATAGGAGTCATCACCAGTGAGGTGAAACTCGAATCCCTCGATGACAGGCTGATCCAAAAGGCGGTAAAAGTGGTGGAGGACAATATGGACAATCCGGAGCTTTCGGTAGAAATGCTCAGTGGAGAGCTGGCCATGAGCCGGGTGCATCTCTACAAAAAACTCACTTCCCTGACGGGAAAAAAACCCTTGGAATTTATTCGCATGATCCGCTTGGAAAGGGCTACCCAATTGCTGGGCGAAAGCCAACTTACCGTGGCGGAAGTAGCTTACCAAGTGGGGTATAACAATGCCAAATACTTTACCAAGCATTTTAAAGCAGAATATCAGGTATTGCCCTCCGTGTATGCCCAGCAAAAAGTGGAGGCAGCACACAGAAGTGGCTGA
- a CDS encoding DUF5522 domain-containing protein: protein MNKEKRCPNCQIAFACTTECWCSAFPPIVPLEENQGCLCPDCLKSAIQDRISHWTAHLDAKKIKTIQKMGKPTSLIEGIDYTVNEQGFYVFSSWYLLRQGKCCGNGCRNCPYPKKT from the coding sequence ATGAACAAAGAAAAGCGCTGCCCAAATTGCCAAATAGCTTTTGCCTGCACGACGGAATGTTGGTGCAGTGCTTTTCCTCCTATTGTACCACTGGAAGAAAACCAGGGTTGCCTGTGCCCTGACTGCCTAAAGTCCGCCATACAGGACCGCATCAGCCACTGGACAGCACACCTCGACGCCAAAAAGATCAAAACGATCCAAAAAATGGGGAAGCCCACTTCACTGATCGAAGGCATCGACTATACGGTCAATGAACAGGGGTTTTATGTGTTTTCAAGCTGGTACTTGCTCCGGCAGGGGAAGTGCTGTGGAAACGGCTGCCGAAATTGCCCTTATCCCAAAAAGACTTGA
- a CDS encoding SusC/RagA family TonB-linked outer membrane protein: protein MKKCLLLGFLLLFAEITYAQVTVTGKVSAASDGEAIPGVSIIIKGSSKGVTTDLEGNYNITADAEDVLVYSFIGYKQQEMAIGNQSVINIQLEEDISNLEEFVVVGYGTMKKSDMSSAQVTVTSDDIERTVNTTIEQAIQGRAAGVYVTKNTGAPGGGLSVNIRGVNSIGGSNEPLYVIDGVQIQPNTVTYGPTSGTNPLAGLNPSDIESMEILQGPSATAIYGSRGTNGVVLITTKRGKEGQTNINYSYLYSLQDKPDNLDVMNLQQYAEMTNTIRDLTGGDPPAAFLDPSLLGAGTDWQGALYKTAALNKHSLSLSGGNESTKYYLSGEYFNQDGVAIGSGFERYSIRLNLDNEVRDWLTIGVNLALNETDEQLATGSSDIINYAIQMAPNIPVQNPDGSWGGADALNGSSLQFTPPNPIALANLLDRTYKRRQALGGLNLGIDIMEGLKFTTQLNGNINYANGHFWTPTYTLGSVTNDVNELSSKAENSFYWNWSQTLIYNKTFAEKHDLTVMFTHEAQESNWESIEGSRQNFTSNDLPVLGLGSSQGATNGGNKNQWAMESYLGRINYTYDDKYIVLAALRADGSANFGPENRWGYFPSVSAAWRMSEENFMAGMAAVDELKIRVETGLTGNQGSANAIYAPLSSPSVPTPWGGGFLVTRYGNPELAWEETQTYNVGFNLNMFNNRVQLEGDFYKKITDNLLLPNPLPWYMGTEGEGSIGTPTVNIGALENQGYAFTINTINIDNRATSFRWSSNFNFSGFKTEVTKFYSESAFVDRTAWYMNDFTQRAVIGQSPWLFYGYQYDGIFQSVEDIEGSAIPADNNGERLPIGEDDIWVGDIKYKDLNGDNIIDERDQTFIGNPWPKFTFGTTQTFEYKGFKLDILLLGAFGADVFNYSRFYNTNPNNINLGRNLLVETFDYAKVEMDSEGNPYLANPATDIPRITVTDPNGNGIRISDKFVEDGSYVRLKNINLSYEFDEELLGWQNVIRGARLSFGVQNLATWTKYKGYDPEVGAYVGNNVEADKQLIGVDYGRYPSTRMYNFSLGIDF, encoded by the coding sequence ATGAAAAAATGCTTACTCTTAGGGTTTCTGCTGTTGTTCGCAGAAATCACCTATGCCCAGGTCACGGTGACCGGTAAGGTAAGTGCCGCCTCGGATGGAGAAGCCATTCCCGGGGTCAGCATTATTATCAAAGGGTCCTCCAAGGGGGTAACCACCGACTTGGAGGGAAATTATAACATCACTGCTGATGCAGAGGATGTGTTGGTTTACAGCTTTATCGGCTACAAGCAGCAGGAAATGGCCATCGGCAACCAGAGCGTCATCAATATCCAACTGGAAGAAGACATCTCCAACTTGGAGGAATTTGTGGTGGTCGGTTACGGTACCATGAAAAAATCAGACATGTCCAGTGCCCAGGTGACAGTCACCTCCGATGATATCGAGCGGACCGTAAATACCACCATCGAGCAGGCCATCCAAGGCCGTGCGGCAGGTGTGTACGTGACCAAAAACACCGGTGCACCAGGTGGAGGGTTGTCCGTAAATATTCGTGGTGTCAACTCCATAGGTGGCTCCAATGAACCTCTCTATGTCATCGATGGTGTGCAGATCCAGCCCAACACCGTTACTTACGGGCCTACTTCCGGTACCAATCCTTTGGCGGGATTGAACCCGAGTGATATCGAATCCATGGAGATCCTTCAGGGCCCCTCAGCTACTGCCATATATGGTTCTCGGGGTACCAATGGCGTGGTGCTGATCACCACCAAAAGGGGAAAAGAAGGGCAGACCAATATCAACTATTCGTATCTCTACAGCTTGCAGGACAAGCCTGATAACCTCGATGTGATGAACCTGCAGCAATACGCAGAGATGACCAATACGATTCGTGACCTGACAGGTGGTGATCCACCAGCAGCCTTTCTGGATCCGTCATTACTTGGAGCAGGAACGGATTGGCAAGGTGCGCTTTATAAGACAGCAGCGCTGAACAAGCATTCCCTCAGCCTGAGTGGTGGTAATGAAAGTACTAAGTACTACTTGTCCGGAGAATATTTTAACCAAGACGGAGTGGCCATTGGTTCTGGATTTGAGCGGTATTCCATTAGGCTTAACCTGGATAACGAAGTTCGGGATTGGCTTACTATTGGGGTGAACTTGGCCCTGAACGAAACAGATGAGCAGCTCGCCACTGGCAGTAGTGATATCATCAACTACGCCATCCAGATGGCTCCCAATATCCCGGTCCAAAACCCTGACGGCAGCTGGGGCGGTGCAGATGCGCTGAACGGCAGTAGTTTGCAGTTTACCCCGCCCAATCCCATTGCCTTGGCCAACTTACTGGACAGAACCTACAAGCGTAGACAGGCGCTGGGTGGACTGAACCTGGGAATTGACATCATGGAAGGATTGAAATTCACTACCCAGTTGAACGGTAATATCAACTATGCCAATGGGCATTTTTGGACACCAACTTATACGCTTGGTTCGGTGACCAATGATGTGAACGAGCTGAGCAGCAAAGCTGAGAACAGTTTTTATTGGAACTGGTCACAGACCTTGATCTATAACAAGACCTTTGCCGAGAAACATGATTTAACGGTGATGTTTACCCATGAGGCCCAAGAGTCCAACTGGGAGTCGATAGAAGGATCAAGGCAAAATTTCACTTCCAATGATCTCCCGGTTTTGGGACTGGGCTCTTCGCAAGGAGCCACCAATGGCGGCAACAAAAACCAATGGGCCATGGAATCCTACCTGGGAAGGATCAATTATACGTATGATGACAAGTACATCGTTTTGGCAGCCTTACGTGCGGATGGATCAGCGAATTTTGGCCCTGAAAACCGCTGGGGATATTTTCCTTCTGTTTCGGCAGCATGGAGAATGTCCGAAGAGAATTTTATGGCAGGAATGGCAGCGGTGGATGAGTTGAAGATTCGGGTAGAGACAGGACTCACCGGTAACCAAGGTAGTGCCAATGCCATCTATGCACCACTCAGCTCACCGAGTGTCCCCACTCCTTGGGGCGGCGGATTTTTGGTCACGCGATACGGTAACCCGGAGCTGGCCTGGGAAGAAACCCAGACGTATAATGTGGGCTTTAACCTGAACATGTTCAATAACAGGGTGCAGCTAGAAGGTGATTTTTATAAGAAAATCACAGATAACTTACTGTTGCCCAATCCACTTCCTTGGTACATGGGGACAGAGGGAGAAGGAAGCATCGGCACACCAACGGTGAACATCGGTGCGCTGGAAAACCAAGGCTATGCCTTTACGATCAATACCATCAATATCGATAACCGCGCCACTTCGTTCAGATGGAGCTCCAACTTTAACTTTTCGGGCTTCAAGACAGAAGTGACGAAGTTTTATTCCGAGTCAGCCTTTGTGGATCGGACAGCTTGGTACATGAATGACTTTACCCAAAGGGCGGTCATTGGCCAATCTCCTTGGTTGTTTTATGGCTATCAGTACGACGGGATTTTCCAATCGGTGGAGGACATCGAAGGGAGTGCAATACCAGCAGACAATAACGGTGAAAGGCTTCCTATTGGGGAAGATGATATCTGGGTCGGTGACATCAAATATAAGGACCTTAATGGCGACAATATCATTGACGAACGGGACCAGACTTTTATCGGTAATCCTTGGCCCAAGTTTACTTTTGGTACCACACAGACCTTTGAGTACAAAGGGTTCAAGCTGGATATTTTGTTGCTGGGAGCATTTGGAGCGGATGTGTTTAACTACTCACGCTTTTACAATACCAATCCCAACAATATCAACCTGGGCAGGAACCTACTGGTGGAGACCTTTGACTATGCCAAGGTGGAAATGGACAGTGAGGGAAATCCTTATCTAGCCAATCCAGCAACGGATATTCCACGGATCACCGTTACGGATCCAAACGGAAACGGCATCAGGATCAGTGACAAGTTTGTGGAAGATGGTTCTTATGTAAGGCTTAAGAACATCAACCTAAGCTATGAATTTGATGAAGAGCTGCTGGGATGGCAAAATGTCATCCGCGGGGCACGCCTGTCATTTGGCGTGCAAAACCTGGCGACATGGACCAAGTACAAAGGCTATGATCCTGAAGTAGGTGCCTATGTAGGCAATAATGTGGAGGCCGATAAGCAGCTGATCGGCGTGGACTACGGCAGGTACCCGTCGACGAGAATGTATAACTTCAGCTTGGGCATAGATTTCTAA
- a CDS encoding TonB-dependent receptor plug domain-containing protein: MNKHIISFPKKKGLLPLLVAGISLWTAMANAQDAQDLDEVVVTGTKFEIPVEKSGKTIYKLNQKDIERNVGKTIPDLLNEVPGIQIDGNYSSPGTNISYFVRGASSKNTLILIDGNPINDPSLADATYDLRLLPLDQVESIEVLRGGLSTLYGTGASAAVINIKLKSGSKTKKFGGSADFSGGSFNTYRGNISLNGQTERFNYLVSGSLYNSEGFSSALDTTAAAAYGKDGINRKDLMVKMGYAFSGRFKLDFLTAYDDMEADYDSGPFLDADNQQTSNQLRFGLNPTYQYANGSIKLKTVYNISEREFISSFPSEYKGRNLQLDLTQEHQIVSGLKGLWGVNLQQLSYEQPGELAFDNNQFTLLDPYASFFYEAASGFNVHAGARVNTHSEYDAKFIYNVNPSYLFEVSDQVTAKILASVATSYVTPTLYQLNSPDYGNDALNPEESLNYEQGISFYVGDEFTFNLVHFTRDESSPIEFVSLFDETGNYIGGEYQNTTDKRRVEGFEADFTWMVNQYFSMSANFAHVSTDKPETFYRVPKSKWGLVFNASPAEDTQVTLKYNFTSQRTVYDYGVGGAFDLDSYGLVDLFVQQAVLDNKLNIYGGVNNLLDEDFTAIYGYTTRGRNFSIGARYQF, from the coding sequence ATGAACAAACACATTATTTCTTTTCCAAAAAAGAAAGGACTACTTCCCCTTCTTGTAGCAGGCATTTCCCTTTGGACTGCTATGGCCAATGCACAAGATGCCCAAGACCTCGATGAAGTCGTCGTGACGGGTACCAAATTTGAAATCCCGGTCGAAAAATCCGGAAAGACGATTTACAAACTCAACCAAAAGGACATTGAACGGAATGTGGGAAAAACCATCCCCGACTTGCTCAATGAGGTACCCGGTATCCAAATAGACGGAAACTACAGCTCTCCGGGGACCAATATCAGCTATTTTGTCCGTGGTGCCAGTAGTAAGAATACTCTCATCCTCATCGACGGCAATCCTATCAATGATCCCTCACTGGCAGACGCCACCTATGACCTGAGACTCCTTCCGCTGGATCAAGTGGAGTCTATCGAAGTGCTCCGTGGTGGACTGAGCACGCTTTACGGTACCGGAGCCTCCGCAGCCGTGATCAATATCAAATTAAAATCAGGAAGCAAAACCAAAAAATTCGGTGGATCTGCTGACTTCAGCGGCGGATCTTTTAATACCTACCGGGGAAACATCAGCCTAAACGGCCAAACGGAACGATTCAATTACTTGGTGTCCGGAAGCCTTTACAATTCGGAGGGCTTTTCGTCAGCCTTGGACACTACAGCCGCCGCTGCCTACGGCAAAGATGGCATCAACCGAAAAGACCTTATGGTCAAAATGGGCTATGCCTTTTCGGGTCGCTTTAAGCTGGATTTTCTTACCGCCTATGATGACATGGAGGCAGATTATGATAGTGGACCCTTTCTCGATGCAGACAACCAGCAGACCAGCAACCAGCTGCGATTTGGCCTAAACCCTACTTATCAATATGCCAACGGTAGCATCAAACTTAAAACTGTTTACAATATCAGTGAACGGGAATTTATCAGTAGCTTCCCTTCAGAATACAAAGGCAGAAACCTTCAGCTCGACCTGACCCAAGAGCACCAGATCGTCAGTGGGCTGAAAGGGCTTTGGGGAGTCAATCTCCAACAATTATCCTACGAACAACCGGGAGAACTGGCTTTTGACAATAACCAATTCACGCTGCTGGATCCTTATGCTTCTTTCTTCTATGAAGCGGCCAGTGGCTTCAATGTCCACGCGGGAGCCAGGGTAAACACCCATTCGGAATACGATGCCAAATTCATCTATAATGTCAATCCAAGTTACCTATTTGAAGTTTCTGATCAAGTGACCGCAAAGATCCTCGCATCTGTGGCTACTTCTTATGTCACGCCTACCCTCTATCAGCTCAATTCTCCCGACTACGGAAACGATGCGTTGAATCCCGAGGAATCACTCAATTATGAACAAGGAATCTCCTTTTATGTAGGCGACGAATTCACCTTTAACCTGGTGCATTTTACCCGTGACGAATCCAGCCCAATTGAGTTCGTGTCCTTGTTTGACGAGACCGGAAACTACATTGGCGGTGAATACCAAAACACTACCGATAAACGGAGAGTGGAAGGCTTCGAGGCAGATTTCACTTGGATGGTCAACCAATACTTCTCCATGTCTGCTAATTTTGCACATGTCAGTACCGACAAGCCCGAGACCTTTTACAGGGTACCAAAAAGCAAGTGGGGGCTGGTATTCAATGCAAGTCCGGCAGAAGACACCCAAGTGACCTTAAAATATAACTTTACCAGCCAAAGAACAGTCTATGACTATGGTGTGGGAGGAGCATTTGACCTGGACAGCTATGGACTGGTGGACTTATTTGTACAGCAAGCCGTCTTGGACAATAAACTGAATATTTATGGTGGAGTGAACAACCTGCTGGATGAAGACTTTACTGCCATCTATGGCTATACCACCAGAGGCAGAAACTTCAGCATCGGAGCGCGATATCAGTTTTGA